A portion of the Candidatus Neomarinimicrobiota bacterium genome contains these proteins:
- a CDS encoding rhomboid family intramembrane serine protease: MRFGPNKMGEGVRQLLIANVVVFLLTQIMGMPIWANWFGLNPHDVIFGLRIWQPFTYMFLHGGFWHIAMNMLMLWMFGSELEGIWGRKEFLRFYVVTGAGAGVFSLVPYFIGVLGGYRGTIPSIIGASGAIYAILLAYAVTYPDRKVLVYMLVPIKVKYLMLIMGFMTFVSVGNGDGISHITHLGGLVVGWFYLRRNGRYRGLNIPWRQWLGRLTKIRFINDDAQRKTGPSASKPQQKGWHRVRSETELRKEMDALLDKITKVGYENLSNAEKERLLELSSQLSNDGNHLD; this comes from the coding sequence ATGCGATTTGGCCCTAACAAAATGGGTGAGGGAGTACGTCAACTCCTCATCGCCAATGTTGTTGTGTTTTTGCTCACCCAGATCATGGGCATGCCCATCTGGGCCAATTGGTTTGGTTTGAACCCCCATGATGTCATTTTTGGTCTGCGCATCTGGCAGCCCTTTACCTATATGTTTTTGCATGGTGGTTTCTGGCACATCGCCATGAATATGCTTATGCTGTGGATGTTTGGTTCAGAACTGGAAGGGATCTGGGGTCGCAAAGAGTTCCTACGGTTCTATGTGGTGACTGGCGCCGGAGCCGGCGTCTTCTCTCTGGTTCCATATTTTATTGGTGTTCTCGGTGGGTACCGGGGAACCATTCCCTCCATTATCGGCGCTAGCGGGGCCATCTACGCCATTTTGCTAGCCTATGCCGTGACCTATCCTGACCGCAAAGTGCTGGTCTATATGCTGGTGCCCATCAAGGTAAAATACCTCATGCTTATTATGGGCTTTATGACCTTTGTCTCGGTTGGAAATGGTGACGGAATCAGCCATATAACTCATTTGGGCGGGCTGGTTGTGGGCTGGTTTTATCTGAGAAGAAATGGGCGCTACCGCGGTCTAAATATTCCCTGGAGACAGTGGCTTGGAAGACTTACTAAAATTCGATTCATCAATGACGATGCCCAGCGTAAGACGGGACCATCCGCCTCCAAACCTCAGCAAAAGGGTTGGCACCGTGTCAGGAGTGAAACTGAATTACGAAAAGAGATGGATGCCCTCCTGGATAAGATTACAAAAGTGGGTTACGAGAATCTTAGTAATGCCGAAAAAGAGCGCCTGTTGGAATTATCCTCACAGCTTTCAAATGATGGGAATCATCTGGACTAA
- a CDS encoding ABC transporter substrate-binding protein, with amino-acid sequence MLKHMMKQPKRRVHIIALVGMVISLMLSLGSCCSEDPYADYLNLIITTEPKSLDPALSADITTGVITALMYDNLVRFGTGSEILPGLAKSWEVSEDGLSYMFHLRSDVTFWDGKPFLSTDVKYSFERVLDPDTRSPQTWLLSPIKGASDYMQGNADEVRGISVINDTTVQINLTFPFAPFIGFLGAPATSIVPEYDGQEVDFKISPIGTGPWVYQEWQADRQIRFKRNDNYYDGPAKLKGLLLNNMPEVLTSAVEFEAGNLDVMTIPNSEFKYWTRSTAWQPYIHKLDELGIYYLAMNVQRKPFDDQRVRQAVTLAIDREKIIHRIMHNSATLALGPIPPGLEGYDSTRVPVKYDPQAARNLLKEAGYTEGCEFDLWVDPGAAVSQTLEAIQHYLNESGFIVHLVRNDWNMMRDAMRKGETDAYWGNWWADYADSENFLAPLFHSDNAARRNRYSNSDVDRSIEKLQQSLDPLDRKLLAMEIDSVLIEEAPYAFMWYPTSYTVVQPNLKGYVPHLMPNANKYTDVYFED; translated from the coding sequence ATGCTTAAGCACATGATGAAGCAACCTAAACGCCGGGTGCACATAATAGCACTTGTGGGAATGGTCATCTCACTCATGCTAAGTCTTGGGTCCTGTTGCTCAGAAGACCCCTATGCTGATTACCTCAATTTAATCATAACCACAGAGCCAAAGTCTCTGGATCCTGCCTTATCTGCTGATATTACAACGGGAGTTATAACTGCCTTGATGTATGACAACCTCGTCCGCTTTGGAACCGGCAGTGAAATCCTGCCTGGTCTGGCGAAATCATGGGAGGTGTCAGAGGATGGCTTGAGTTATATGTTCCACTTGCGAAGTGACGTCACTTTTTGGGACGGGAAACCCTTTTTATCAACTGACGTGAAGTATTCGTTCGAACGAGTACTGGATCCAGATACCCGATCTCCCCAAACCTGGTTGCTATCACCGATAAAGGGGGCTAGCGACTATATGCAGGGAAACGCAGATGAAGTGAGGGGTATAAGTGTAATTAATGATACGACAGTTCAGATAAACCTTACCTTTCCCTTTGCACCTTTCATAGGTTTTCTGGGTGCCCCGGCCACATCCATAGTGCCAGAATATGATGGTCAAGAGGTTGATTTTAAAATTTCACCGATTGGAACCGGACCATGGGTTTATCAAGAATGGCAAGCGGACAGACAGATACGTTTTAAGCGAAACGATAACTATTATGATGGTCCTGCAAAATTAAAAGGACTGTTATTAAATAATATGCCGGAAGTTTTAACTTCAGCCGTTGAGTTTGAGGCAGGTAACCTGGATGTGATGACTATTCCCAACTCTGAATTTAAGTATTGGACCCGGTCCACAGCCTGGCAGCCATACATTCACAAGCTTGATGAGCTAGGCATCTATTATTTGGCCATGAATGTCCAGAGAAAGCCCTTCGATGACCAAAGAGTAAGGCAGGCTGTCACCCTGGCCATTGATAGAGAAAAGATCATTCATCGCATAATGCACAATAGTGCAACATTAGCGCTAGGCCCGATACCGCCAGGACTTGAAGGCTATGACTCTACTAGAGTTCCTGTTAAATACGACCCGCAAGCTGCACGAAATCTATTAAAAGAGGCGGGATACACAGAAGGTTGTGAATTTGATTTGTGGGTAGACCCCGGTGCCGCGGTTTCACAAACCCTGGAGGCAATACAGCACTATCTCAATGAATCCGGCTTTATTGTTCATCTTGTTCGCAATGATTGGAATATGATGCGGGATGCCATGCGTAAGGGTGAAACTGACGCCTATTGGGGAAACTGGTGGGCAGACTATGCCGATTCAGAAAACTTCCTGGCCCCCCTCTTTCATTCTGATAATGCAGCACGCCGAAACAGATACTCCAATTCAGATGTCGATCGATCAATTGAAAAACTACAGCAAAGTTTGGATCCACTAGACAGAAAACTATTGGCCATGGAAATTGATAGTGTACTCATAGAAGAGGCACCCTATGCTTTTATGTGGTACCCGACATCTTATACTGTGGTGCAACCAAATTTAAAAGGCTATGTACCCCATCTTATGCCAAACGCTAATAAATATACCGACGTTTATTTCGAAGATTAG
- a CDS encoding right-handed parallel beta-helix repeat-containing protein produces MRNKIFLLLLLLSNLMSQTLVSGNVSGVWDMQGNPYRLTANCIVAFGDTLIIDDGVGIDLDSSFEFRVQGVLFATGVLFHNGGSVRGDNGLLDMNNCAFNELDGGIKIISGRARLHGCRIDDTAETGISFSNVDSSYVRNSHISNCGDYGIKILQSDEVEVSGCQLIGNSVNDFNHPALFIDSCSPQVIENNIIENNHGQGVGVWTLTSVAAPVIRGNFIRGNYTGITVVSAPAYILDNVIVANYQEGNFNSGAGIYAGYASSVGIVMGNFIGGNYYGVSLIVGASPNLGDMVNDYPGDDGLNLFYDNSFEGQTWHIWNDTSSPIMAQNNYWLGLDLSEVDATLYDNEEGGGEIIFEPIYAAALPEPPDINDDGVVNILDVVLLIEGIVGMGVPDPVTFYLSDINHDFDINVRDVTALIEIVVE; encoded by the coding sequence ATGCGTAATAAAATATTTCTCCTGCTTTTACTCCTGAGCAACCTGATGTCGCAAACCCTGGTTAGTGGGAATGTGAGCGGTGTCTGGGATATGCAGGGTAACCCTTATCGCTTGACGGCCAATTGTATTGTTGCTTTTGGGGACACCTTGATCATTGATGACGGGGTTGGTATTGATCTGGATTCCTCTTTCGAGTTCAGGGTCCAGGGTGTCTTGTTCGCCACAGGAGTGCTTTTCCACAATGGCGGCAGTGTCAGGGGTGACAATGGCTTGCTCGACATGAATAACTGTGCCTTTAATGAGCTCGATGGAGGTATCAAAATAATCAGCGGCAGGGCTCGGCTGCATGGCTGTCGAATTGATGATACCGCAGAGACGGGCATTTCATTTTCAAATGTTGACTCTTCATACGTTCGTAATTCACACATTAGTAATTGCGGTGATTATGGTATTAAAATTCTGCAATCAGATGAGGTGGAAGTTTCTGGCTGCCAATTGATTGGGAATTCTGTGAATGATTTCAATCATCCTGCTCTCTTTATCGACTCCTGTTCCCCCCAGGTCATTGAGAATAATATTATCGAAAATAATCATGGTCAGGGCGTGGGCGTCTGGACCTTAACCTCAGTCGCAGCTCCTGTAATAAGGGGCAATTTTATCAGGGGTAATTATACCGGGATCACTGTTGTGAGCGCCCCGGCCTATATCCTGGATAATGTTATCGTGGCCAACTACCAGGAAGGCAATTTTAATTCCGGTGCCGGTATCTACGCTGGTTATGCATCTTCCGTTGGTATTGTCATGGGAAATTTTATCGGTGGTAATTATTATGGGGTTTCACTTATCGTGGGTGCCTCTCCCAACCTGGGTGATATGGTCAATGATTATCCCGGTGATGATGGTCTCAATTTATTCTATGACAACAGTTTTGAAGGGCAGACCTGGCACATCTGGAATGATACATCTTCCCCCATTATGGCTCAGAATAATTATTGGCTTGGTCTGGATCTTTCTGAAGTCGATGCCACGCTATATGATAACGAAGAAGGTGGTGGTGAAATTATCTTTGAACCCATTTATGCGGCAGCATTGCCAGAACCGCCGGATATCAATGATGATGGAGTGGTCAACATTCTTGATGTCGTACTGCTCATTGAGGGCATTGTGGGTATGGGGGTTCCTGATCCCGTGACCTTTTATCTCTCAGATATCAATCATGATTTTGACATCAATGTGAGGGATGTGACAGCACTCATAGAAATTGTGGTTGAATAG
- a CDS encoding TetR/AcrR family transcriptional regulator gives MSPLQKDPAKADAIIRAAIHIFARDGLEKGKIADIAKEAGIGKGTVYEYFSSKEEIFHAMVDTIMNDMVDASETLYAMDLSPRDKLRTFMRMNIEIIFEMDEAMLIITEMWAQGARAIQRGEHESTQLSASYEKMKHFVINILKAGVMAEDFRDMNFDGVATLALAFIDGFVWQFMLNHDRAAYDRALVEGIDSFMKGLER, from the coding sequence ATGAGTCCCCTACAAAAAGATCCTGCAAAAGCAGACGCAATAATCAGAGCCGCTATCCATATTTTTGCCAGAGATGGCTTAGAGAAAGGCAAAATCGCCGACATTGCCAAAGAGGCCGGTATCGGCAAAGGCACTGTATATGAATACTTCAGCAGCAAGGAAGAGATATTTCATGCCATGGTTGACACCATCATGAACGACATGGTGGATGCTTCAGAAACCCTGTATGCCATGGATCTCAGTCCCCGAGACAAACTGCGTACGTTTATGCGTATGAATATTGAAATCATCTTCGAAATGGACGAAGCCATGCTCATCATCACTGAAATGTGGGCTCAGGGTGCCAGGGCTATTCAACGTGGCGAGCATGAATCCACACAGCTTTCAGCATCTTATGAAAAGATGAAACATTTCGTCATCAACATCTTGAAGGCTGGTGTCATGGCTGAAGACTTTCGAGATATGAATTTTGATGGCGTCGCAACACTAGCCCTGGCATTTATCGATGGTTTTGTCTGGCAATTTATGCTCAACCATGACCGAGCAGCTTATGACAGGGCCCTCGTCGAAGGTATAGACAGTTTTATGAAAGGACTGGAACGATGA
- a CDS encoding DUF819 family protein has translation MPLINDPTAILVYLISLIGLIYFIKQQPWASKIFDIIPPVIWVYFLPMISTTLGITPEQSDLYGWVKTYLLPAALVLLLLSADVKAISKLGPKALGTMLAGTIGIVLGGVISLAIFGRWLPEDAWQGMGALSGSWIGGSSNMVAVGTSIGVRDELFGVMIIVDTVVGYGWMGVVIFISAFQTRLDKWNKVTSSPVNELANHMATSDHQKKEVLTFPGLIYMLVIGIGLGYVCLIAGEFLPDLGKVVTSFGWTVILVSIVGLGLSFTPVAKLEKQGASHLGNIFLYILLATIGAKADLRSITEAPMFLMVGVVWIGIHATVLFSVGRLLKAPMFLIATSSQANIGGVVSAPIVASVYQKGMAPVGLLMGVLGNILGLYFGFLTAQLMEWVSRL, from the coding sequence ATGCCCCTGATAAATGACCCAACTGCTATCCTGGTTTATCTGATCTCCCTAATTGGCCTGATATACTTTATAAAACAACAGCCCTGGGCATCAAAAATATTCGATATCATCCCCCCTGTCATATGGGTCTATTTCCTACCCATGATATCCACCACACTGGGGATCACTCCAGAACAATCTGATCTATATGGATGGGTGAAAACATACCTCCTTCCTGCAGCCCTGGTATTGTTGCTTTTGTCTGCTGATGTAAAGGCCATTTCCAAGCTTGGACCCAAAGCCCTGGGAACCATGCTGGCTGGAACCATTGGAATTGTTCTCGGGGGTGTCATCAGTCTGGCCATCTTTGGTCGTTGGTTGCCTGAGGATGCCTGGCAAGGCATGGGCGCTTTATCGGGATCATGGATTGGCGGGAGCTCCAACATGGTTGCCGTGGGAACCTCAATTGGCGTAAGGGACGAATTGTTTGGGGTGATGATCATTGTGGATACCGTCGTTGGATATGGCTGGATGGGTGTCGTGATATTCATTTCGGCCTTCCAGACAAGACTGGATAAATGGAATAAAGTTACCTCCTCACCGGTGAATGAACTCGCCAATCACATGGCGACTTCGGATCATCAAAAGAAAGAGGTCTTAACCTTTCCAGGTTTGATCTATATGCTGGTAATTGGAATAGGTCTCGGATATGTGTGTCTCATAGCCGGTGAATTTCTCCCCGATCTTGGAAAGGTGGTTACCAGTTTTGGCTGGACGGTGATCCTGGTTTCCATTGTTGGGCTGGGTCTCTCATTCACACCAGTGGCAAAACTTGAAAAACAGGGCGCCTCACATCTTGGAAACATATTTTTGTACATTCTCCTGGCAACCATTGGCGCCAAGGCTGATCTACGTTCCATCACTGAAGCACCAATGTTTCTCATGGTGGGGGTTGTGTGGATAGGCATTCATGCCACGGTGTTGTTTAGCGTGGGCCGACTGTTAAAGGCACCCATGTTCCTCATCGCAACCAGCTCCCAGGCCAATATTGGAGGTGTGGTGAGCGCACCCATCGTTGCTTCTGTTTACCAGAAGGGCATGGCTCCGGTTGGATTGCTCATGGGGGTTCTGGGAAATATCCTGGGTCTGTATTTTGGGTTTCTCACCGCCCAGCTTATGGAATGGGTGAGCAGGCTTTAA
- a CDS encoding outer membrane lipoprotein-sorting protein, which yields MKARIVLFSLISFSCLFAQAPTGTEIIDRVTTIMSPENSYSRGTQTIITSSGKERVFEFESWAAEKGKSSLTRYTKPAAIRGQAFLMLNNADDIWSYFPRTKRVRKLASHAKKQKMQGSDFTYEDMGGGDVFQTKFTSTLLAEETRDSELVWKVELLGITEQDPPYPKIILWARQSDYFPVALDYYDEKGFNSKSLLLSDIQMIEDYPTAMIMVMTDHKERSSTTMRNLEITYAWEPPQGFFSERNLKK from the coding sequence ATGAAGGCAAGAATAGTTTTATTTTCCCTGATCTCCTTCTCCTGCCTGTTTGCTCAAGCACCAACCGGAACTGAAATTATCGACCGAGTCACCACCATCATGTCACCTGAGAATTCATACTCCAGGGGAACCCAAACCATTATAACCAGTTCTGGTAAGGAGCGGGTTTTCGAGTTCGAATCCTGGGCCGCTGAGAAAGGTAAAAGCTCGCTGACCCGCTACACTAAACCAGCAGCAATTCGAGGCCAGGCCTTTCTCATGCTGAACAATGCCGATGATATCTGGAGCTATTTCCCTCGGACCAAACGGGTTCGCAAACTTGCTTCTCATGCCAAAAAACAAAAAATGCAAGGCTCTGACTTCACCTATGAAGACATGGGCGGGGGAGATGTTTTTCAGACAAAATTTACATCAACACTCCTGGCAGAGGAAACCCGTGACAGCGAATTGGTCTGGAAAGTAGAACTCCTGGGTATCACCGAACAGGACCCACCCTATCCAAAAATTATCCTATGGGCCCGACAGTCAGACTATTTCCCTGTAGCTCTAGATTATTACGATGAAAAAGGATTCAACTCCAAATCTCTACTGCTCAGTGACATCCAGATGATTGAGGATTATCCCACCGCCATGATTATGGTCATGACCGACCATAAAGAACGGTCAAGCACAACCATGAGAAATCTGGAAATCACCTATGCCTGGGAACCACCTCAGGGCTTCTTCTCTGAAAGGAATTTGAAGAAATGA
- a CDS encoding phytanoyl-CoA dioxygenase family protein, giving the protein MIDISSKMQEQYSRDGYIRVTNGVDAASLGQLAVELRDLMAKLNPNSDPIEMRSTYKRAFTQVTNLWQKSEAVKKFVFRKDLAEIAANIMGIKGVRLYHDQALFKEAGGGATPWHVDQVYWPLDTVNTCTFWIPLQKTPLEMGTLSFAQGSHLKTGGRDMVINDASEAFFSQYVKDSGFEVSSDEFELGDISIHAGWTVHRAGPNLTSTPREVMTIIYMADDTCLLKSPSTTQYVDRDAFTPDVQPRELIATPLNPVLFRKN; this is encoded by the coding sequence ATGATTGATATCAGTTCAAAGATGCAAGAGCAATATAGTCGGGATGGGTACATCCGGGTCACCAATGGGGTTGATGCGGCTAGTCTTGGACAACTTGCCGTTGAACTCCGTGACCTCATGGCAAAACTGAACCCCAATTCTGATCCCATTGAAATGCGCTCAACCTATAAACGGGCTTTTACCCAGGTCACCAACCTGTGGCAGAAATCCGAGGCAGTCAAAAAGTTCGTTTTCCGAAAAGACCTGGCTGAAATCGCCGCCAATATCATGGGCATTAAAGGCGTTCGCCTCTATCATGACCAGGCGCTGTTCAAGGAGGCTGGGGGAGGGGCAACACCCTGGCATGTGGATCAGGTTTACTGGCCCCTGGATACGGTAAACACCTGCACCTTCTGGATTCCCCTCCAGAAAACCCCTTTAGAAATGGGCACCCTGTCATTTGCCCAGGGGAGTCATTTGAAAACCGGTGGGAGAGACATGGTCATCAACGATGCCAGTGAGGCCTTCTTTTCTCAATATGTAAAGGACTCTGGTTTTGAGGTCAGTTCTGATGAGTTTGAACTTGGAGATATCAGCATACATGCAGGTTGGACTGTTCATCGTGCCGGTCCGAACCTCACCAGCACACCCAGAGAGGTCATGACCATCATCTATATGGCTGATGACACCTGTTTGTTAAAATCTCCCAGCACAACCCAGTATGTGGACCGGGATGCCTTTACGCCAGATGTTCAACCTAGAGAGCTTATCGCCACGCCCCTTAATCCAGTCCTTTTCAGGAAAAACTAG